In the genome of Cellvibrio sp. KY-YJ-3, one region contains:
- a CDS encoding phosphoribosyl-ATP diphosphatase, with the protein MNNDILKQLTDILEARKNNADAESSYVASLHQKGLNKILEKVGEECTETILAAKDAQTSGDNSDLIYETADLWFHSLVMLSHLGENADSVLNELARRFNMSGHDEKAARANT; encoded by the coding sequence ATGAACAACGATATTCTCAAGCAACTGACGGACATTCTGGAAGCGCGCAAAAATAACGCCGACGCAGAGTCATCCTACGTTGCCAGCCTGCATCAAAAAGGCCTGAACAAAATTCTGGAAAAGGTCGGCGAGGAATGCACCGAAACGATTCTAGCCGCGAAAGACGCACAGACCAGTGGCGACAATAGCGACCTCATCTATGAAACCGCTGACCTCTGGTTTCACAGTCTGGTTATGCTCTCCCATCTGGGCGAGAACGCAGATTCTGTTTTAAACGAACTGGCGCGCCGCTTTAATATGTCCGGTCACGACGAAAAGGCCGCGCGCGCCAACACCTAA